A stretch of the Lolium perenne isolate Kyuss_39 chromosome 3, Kyuss_2.0, whole genome shotgun sequence genome encodes the following:
- the LOC127341949 gene encoding uncharacterized protein isoform X2 — translation MLVSRPLIAGQNFRRHAVLRYPQRCILDGARLSLVSSASSRTSPRPLFVFLAVLPALNAALFSQDLVAGKTLASTVYQNEVQPFLFPDADLYINTGRPPVKFRRVLFHDPHRRLRFADELFRQRRSLDQPSPPTKVAIPGVLVSVRCTEGQHQSHATAKRASAVDASSRPAPSAPVAPPSVGISCSSRQRAALLVQFDAVKNVSAAASHSMCSQDPPSISSSDPFTYLLLPG, via the exons ATGCTCGTCTCCAGGCCGCTGATCGCTGGCCAAAACTTCCGTCGCCATGCTGTGCTTCGTTATCCCCAGCGCTGCATCCTCGACGGCGCTCGACTCTCCTTGGTGAGTTCCGCGTCCTCCCGAACATCTCCCAGGCCGCTCTTCGTTTTTCTTGCCGTGCTACCGGCGTTGAACGCCGCCCTCTTTTCGCAGGACCTCGTCGCCGGCAAAACTCTGGCGTCTACGGTCTACCAGAACGAAGTCCAGCCTTTTCTGTTTCCCGACGCCGACCTCTACATCAACACCGGTCGGCCGCCCGTCAAGTTTCGCCGCGTGCTGTTTCATGATCCTCACCGTCGCCTCCGTTTCGCTGACGAGCTGTTCCGGCAACGTCGCTCCCTGGACCAACCTTCTCCGCCAACGAAGGTCGCCATTCCAGGCGTTCTCGTCTCCGTCCGCTGCACCGAAG GCCAGCATCAAAGCCACGCCACGGCCAAGCGCGCATCCGCCGTCGACGCCTCCAGCCGGCCGGCTCCGTCTGCTCCCGTCGCTCCTCCATCTGTCGGTATCTCGTGCAGCAGCAGGCAAAGAGCTGCTTTGTTGGTTCAATTCGATGCA GTGAAAAATGTATCAGCAGCTGCATCCCATTCAATGTGCTCCCAGGACCCACCTTCAATCTCCTCGTCTGATCCCTTCACG tatttgcttcttcccggatag
- the LOC127341949 gene encoding uncharacterized protein isoform X1 encodes MLVSRPLIAGQNFRRHAVLRYPQRCILDGARLSLVSSASSRTSPRPLFVFLAVLPALNAALFSQDLVAGKTLASTVYQNEVQPFLFPDADLYINTGRPPVKFRRVLFHDPHRRLRFADELFRQRRSLDQPSPPTKVAIPGVLVSVRCTEGQHQSHATAKRASAVDASSRPAPSAPVAPPSVGISCSSRQRAALLVQFDAVRDLDMNCSLAQLVKNVSAAASHSMCSQDPPSISSSDPFTYLLLPG; translated from the exons ATGCTCGTCTCCAGGCCGCTGATCGCTGGCCAAAACTTCCGTCGCCATGCTGTGCTTCGTTATCCCCAGCGCTGCATCCTCGACGGCGCTCGACTCTCCTTGGTGAGTTCCGCGTCCTCCCGAACATCTCCCAGGCCGCTCTTCGTTTTTCTTGCCGTGCTACCGGCGTTGAACGCCGCCCTCTTTTCGCAGGACCTCGTCGCCGGCAAAACTCTGGCGTCTACGGTCTACCAGAACGAAGTCCAGCCTTTTCTGTTTCCCGACGCCGACCTCTACATCAACACCGGTCGGCCGCCCGTCAAGTTTCGCCGCGTGCTGTTTCATGATCCTCACCGTCGCCTCCGTTTCGCTGACGAGCTGTTCCGGCAACGTCGCTCCCTGGACCAACCTTCTCCGCCAACGAAGGTCGCCATTCCAGGCGTTCTCGTCTCCGTCCGCTGCACCGAAG GCCAGCATCAAAGCCACGCCACGGCCAAGCGCGCATCCGCCGTCGACGCCTCCAGCCGGCCGGCTCCGTCTGCTCCCGTCGCTCCTCCATCTGTCGGTATCTCGTGCAGCAGCAGGCAAAGAGCTGCTTTGTTGGTTCAATTCGATGCAGTACGTGATCTTGACATGAACTGTAGCTTAGCCCAGCTG GTGAAAAATGTATCAGCAGCTGCATCCCATTCAATGTGCTCCCAGGACCCACCTTCAATCTCCTCGTCTGATCCCTTCACG tatttgcttcttcccggatag
- the LOC127341949 gene encoding uncharacterized protein isoform X3, whose translation MLVSRPLIAGQNFRRHAVLRYPQRCILDGARLSLDLVAGKTLASTVYQNEVQPFLFPDADLYINTGRPPVKFRRVLFHDPHRRLRFADELFRQRRSLDQPSPPTKVAIPGVLVSVRCTEGQHQSHATAKRASAVDASSRPAPSAPVAPPSVGISCSSRQRAALLVQFDAVRDLDMNCSLAQLVKNVSAAASHSMCSQDPPSISSSDPFTYLLLPG comes from the exons ATGCTCGTCTCCAGGCCGCTGATCGCTGGCCAAAACTTCCGTCGCCATGCTGTGCTTCGTTATCCCCAGCGCTGCATCCTCGACGGCGCTCGACTCTCCTTG GACCTCGTCGCCGGCAAAACTCTGGCGTCTACGGTCTACCAGAACGAAGTCCAGCCTTTTCTGTTTCCCGACGCCGACCTCTACATCAACACCGGTCGGCCGCCCGTCAAGTTTCGCCGCGTGCTGTTTCATGATCCTCACCGTCGCCTCCGTTTCGCTGACGAGCTGTTCCGGCAACGTCGCTCCCTGGACCAACCTTCTCCGCCAACGAAGGTCGCCATTCCAGGCGTTCTCGTCTCCGTCCGCTGCACCGAAG GCCAGCATCAAAGCCACGCCACGGCCAAGCGCGCATCCGCCGTCGACGCCTCCAGCCGGCCGGCTCCGTCTGCTCCCGTCGCTCCTCCATCTGTCGGTATCTCGTGCAGCAGCAGGCAAAGAGCTGCTTTGTTGGTTCAATTCGATGCAGTACGTGATCTTGACATGAACTGTAGCTTAGCCCAGCTG GTGAAAAATGTATCAGCAGCTGCATCCCATTCAATGTGCTCCCAGGACCCACCTTCAATCTCCTCGTCTGATCCCTTCACG tatttgcttcttcccggatag